A region from the Pelobates fuscus isolate aPelFus1 chromosome 1, aPelFus1.pri, whole genome shotgun sequence genome encodes:
- the ATP5ME gene encoding LOW QUALITY PROTEIN: ATP synthase subunit e, mitochondrial (The sequence of the model RefSeq protein was modified relative to this genomic sequence to represent the inferred CDS: deleted 1 base in 1 codon) has translation MEDGTAVQVSPLIKVARYTVLLVGVIYGKKRYDSLKPYAEDERLVETEKKIKSEEAIQIANELATANADTILKSILIQSPSLASQEHKNVQSDFSLKIHTVP, from the exons ATGGAAG atggcactgctgTGCAAGTATCTCCGCTCATTAAGGTTGCCAGGTATACTGTTTTGCTGGTTGGAGTAAtatatgggaagaaaagatatGATAGTTTGAAGCCCTAT GCTGAAGACGAAAGGCTGGTAGAAACTGAAAAGAAAATTAAGAGTGAGGAAGCGATACAAATTGCTAACGAGTTGGCAACAGCAAATGCAGACACCATCTTAAAATCAATATTAATTCAAAGTCCATCTCTTGCTTCTCAAGAACATAAAAATGTTCAGAGTGATTTTTCACTTAAAATACATACCg TACCCTAA